The Brachypodium distachyon strain Bd21 chromosome 4, Brachypodium_distachyon_v3.0, whole genome shotgun sequence nucleotide sequence CGCTCTAGACGAGGCCTCCTGTTACGCAGGCTGGGCTGAGAAAACTGACCCATGACTCATGCGGCGAAGCGCTGTCTCTAGAGTATAGAGTAGacttcgctaaaaaaaaagagtctatccactaaaaaaagagagtttaGAGTAGACTCGTGCTCTCGGAAGGAACAGAGTTATTTGTGGCAAACTGGCAACCcgtcaagaaaaaaagttaTTTGTGGCAGTTCTGCGGTAACCGGTAAATACACGTATGATGAAAACGTGCTTCACCTGCGCAATCATGCCACACTGCGTGTAGAAGCCAGAAGACGAGTTTCATACTTCCATGCGAGAACCACCTCTCGTTGCTACATCATACGACCGGGTAAAATAATATCGGACGCCAAACAAATGGTCGCGCGCAACGCACAGAAAGAGGCCCGCTCTCGGCGTGAAAACGGCTGCCTTGGCGCTCGGTGCGTACATATTCCGTCACGAGATGCGGCGTATCTGAACCAGTCGCTGTGGTGTATTTGTACGCGTATACTAGCAGTGGGCGATAGCCGATAGCTATGCTCTCACGCGTGGCTCAGGTGGATAAGGATTCGATAGCACTGACATTTGTGGAggggaaaacaaaaggaatcAACACAAACGAGTTACGAACGTACAGTAATGTGCAGAAACTGAATCTTGTTGCTCACTCCCTCCTAATTCTTGCcgtgattttagttcaaatttgaaaactaaATCTGCAAAGACGAATTACGAACTAAAACAATATCACAAATTATGTAACGGAAATAAACCTCGACTTCTCAATACCTAAAATCAGCACCCTATTCTTATTAATCCTATTCGGTCACAACCTTCGGGAATCAAATTATGTTTGGGAGAGCAGGATTGCCGGCAAAATAGACAAGTCTCAggatttttaattttttatcaAAAACCCATTGAACTAAACGATAATTTAGATTGTGGTAACTTTAGTAGAAAGATGtcagaacaaaaacaaatcccGCATGCATCGGCAAAATCCGCAAAATTGTAAAACCGATTTACAGGGCTTGGAGAAGTTACCTGAGGCTTACTAAGCTAAGCTAGTCTCGTCCGACCTTTAGCTCTATCTTAATTTAATCGATTGATGTCAAGATCGAACAATTGCTCCGACTACCATCACGAGATCGAGTCATTTTGTCGCATTTTCGAGTGCCCCATCCTCTTCTTATCACAAGATCAGGCGCCGGGGCCACTCGATTTTATTGATTGATTTTATTTAAAAGAAATAACGATCTAATGCAACAGCAACCTCCTATAAACCTCTCATCACTCGTCTATTTAAACCTCGCTTATCGCCTCGCTCTCTTCGCGCCAAGAACACACACCACTAGCCTTACCGGACGTCCTGAGCTAAGTTCTTCAGGTAACAGAAATGTcgaaggaggaggtggccgccgCTGACACCTCCGAGCAGCCCATCACGAAGGCGCCGTACTGGGacccaccgccggcgccgctgctggacACGAGCGAGTTGTCCCGTTGGTCCCTGTaccgcgccgccatcgccgagTTCACTGCCACGTTCATCTTCCTCTATGTCAGCATCGCCACCGTCATCGGCTACAAGagccaggccgccgccgaaaCGTGCACCGGCGTCGGCTACCTCGGCGTGGCCTGGTCCTTCGGCGCCACCATCTTCGTCCTCGTCTACTGCACCGGCGGCGTCTCAGGCACGTCGTCCAAGCATCTCTAAGTACAATAACATAttttatacggagtactaacGGAGATAGTTTTGCACATATTTACGTTACGATGTATGAACTCCGGTGCATGCATGGTACAGGCGGGCACATAAACCCGGCGGTGACGTTCGGGCTGCTGGTGGGGAGGAAGCTGTCGCTGGTGCGCGCCGTGCTGTACATCGTGGCGCAGTGCCTGGGGGCCATCTGCGGCGCGGGGCTCGTGAAGGGGATCACGGGCCGCAGCTACGAGAcactcggcggcggcgccaacTCCGTGTCCGACGGGTTCTCGGTGGGCGCAGCGTTCGGCGCAGAGATCGCCGGCACGTTCGTTCTCGTCTACACCGTGCTCTCCGCCACAGACCCCAAGCGCACCGCCCGCGACTCCTTCATCCCCGTACGCGTGTTGATTTCATCTTCTTGCATGCTTGCATGCCGTATACCCGTGGTTTCCGAGTGGTTGACTTGAGCGTGCTCTGTTTTCCTCTgctctgtgtgtgtgtttgttcAGGTGTTGGTGCCGCTACCGATTGGGTTCGCGGTGTTCGTGGTGCACCTGGCGACAATACCGATCTCGGGGACGGGGATCAACCCGGCCAGGagcctcggcgccgccgtcatGTACAACCAGCACAAAGCCTGGAAAGACCACGTGAGCAAACCACTAAGATTGCATCCACGCACGTAATTAACCTTGGCAAcaaccatgcatatataccGATTTTTGATTGGTTGATTATTCTTGCAGTGGATATTCTGGGTGGGGCCGCTCCTCGGCGCGACCGTGGCGGCGTTCTACCACCGGTTCGTGCTGCGCGGCGAGGCCGCCAAGGCGCTGGGCTCGTTCAGGAGCACCGGCGCTGCGACCGCACGAACCTAACCAAGGAGCGAGCACACACGTACGCATGCATCCGTGTAATCGAAGCTGCTTAATTTGGTCGGCCCGGGCGTCCCTGTTTGATTCTTGGTTCTACTACTTTGCTTGGTTCATGCTGTCTTGTGTAACTTTGGACTGTTGCTTGCATGTGCATGCACGGGTGGTCCCTTCTGTTGTCTGTTGTCTCTTCGATTAATCTATGCAATTACACTTCGGTGATTACATCGCTACATATGTCTGTGTATGGACGAAAGTTCCTACATGTACTCTCCGTGGgatgcaacaaaaacaaatttatGTCAGAATCGTTTGAACAACCATTTGGACTTGGCACGGTTGCAGTAGCTGACTGTGttgtttcaaatttagttatcggtttt carries:
- the LOC100836595 gene encoding probable aquaporin PIP2-7; the encoded protein is MSKEEVAAADTSEQPITKAPYWDPPPAPLLDTSELSRWSLYRAAIAEFTATFIFLYVSIATVIGYKSQAAAETCTGVGYLGVAWSFGATIFVLVYCTGGVSGGHINPAVTFGLLVGRKLSLVRAVLYIVAQCLGAICGAGLVKGITGRSYETLGGGANSVSDGFSVGAAFGAEIAGTFVLVYTVLSATDPKRTARDSFIPVLVPLPIGFAVFVVHLATIPISGTGINPARSLGAAVMYNQHKAWKDHWIFWVGPLLGATVAAFYHRFVLRGEAAKALGSFRSTGAATART